Proteins from a genomic interval of Clostridium sp. M62/1:
- the purM gene encoding phosphoribosylformylglycinamidine cyclo-ligase: MDYKNAGVDIEAGYKSVELMKKFVQGTMRPEVMGGIGGFSGAFSAAAFKGMEDPVLLSGTDGVGTKLKLAFLLDKHDTVGIDCVAMCVNDVACAGGEPLFFLDYVACGKNIPERIATIVSGVAEGCIQSGAALIGGETAEMPGFYPEDEYDLAGFAVGVADRKDMITGEHLKAGDVLIGMASSGVHSNGFSLVRKIFENELTKEGLNTYYDELGKTLGEALIAPTKIYVKALRAVKEAGVAVKACSHITGGGFYENVPRMLKEGTRAVIKKDSYEVPPIFGLMAKKGQVEEHIMYNTFNMGIGMIVAVDPADAEKTMEAMRAAGETPYVIGSVEAGEKGVDLC, encoded by the coding sequence ATGGATTACAAGAACGCCGGAGTGGATATTGAAGCTGGATATAAGTCTGTAGAGCTTATGAAAAAATTTGTTCAGGGGACAATGAGACCTGAGGTTATGGGAGGAATCGGAGGATTTTCCGGGGCCTTCAGCGCAGCGGCTTTTAAGGGTATGGAGGATCCGGTTCTCTTATCCGGTACAGACGGAGTGGGAACGAAGCTCAAGCTGGCTTTCCTTCTGGATAAGCATGACACCGTGGGCATTGACTGTGTGGCCATGTGCGTGAACGATGTGGCCTGCGCAGGCGGAGAGCCTCTGTTTTTCCTGGACTATGTTGCCTGCGGGAAAAACATTCCCGAGAGAATTGCCACAATCGTGAGCGGCGTGGCAGAGGGCTGCATCCAGTCAGGCGCTGCCCTCATCGGCGGAGAGACAGCGGAAATGCCGGGCTTCTATCCGGAGGACGAGTATGATCTGGCAGGCTTTGCCGTGGGCGTGGCTGACAGAAAGGATATGATCACCGGAGAGCATTTAAAGGCAGGGGATGTGCTGATCGGTATGGCATCCTCCGGCGTTCACAGCAACGGATTTTCCCTGGTGAGAAAAATTTTCGAGAATGAGCTCACAAAAGAGGGCTTAAATACATATTATGATGAGCTTGGAAAGACCCTGGGAGAGGCGCTGATTGCCCCTACCAAGATCTATGTGAAGGCTCTGCGGGCAGTGAAGGAGGCAGGAGTTGCCGTTAAGGCCTGCAGCCACATTACCGGAGGCGGCTTCTACGAGAACGTGCCTAGAATGTTAAAAGAGGGAACCAGGGCTGTGATTAAGAAGGACAGCTATGAGGTTCCGCCGATCTTTGGTCTGATGGCGAAGAAAGGACAGGTAGAGGAGCACATCATGTACAATACCTTTAATATGGGAATCGGCATGATCGTGGCTGTGGATCCGGCAGATGCAGAGAAGACCATGGAGGCCATGAGGGCAGCAGGTGAGACTCCTTATGTCATCGGCTCTGTGGAGGCAGGAGAAAAGGGAGTAGACTTATGTTAA
- the purE gene encoding 5-(carboxyamino)imidazole ribonucleotide mutase yields the protein MAKVGIVMGSDSDMPIMAQAADFLEKMGIDFEMTVISAHREPDVFFEYAKSAESRGFKVIIAGAGKAAHLPGMCAALFPLPVIGVPMKTSDLGGVDSLYSIVQMPSGIPVATVAINGGKNAGILAAKILAASDPELLEKLKKYSEEMKNEVVSKAEKLDKIGYREYVAQMK from the coding sequence ATGGCAAAAGTAGGAATTGTAATGGGAAGCGACTCAGATATGCCGATTATGGCACAGGCAGCTGATTTCCTGGAGAAAATGGGAATTGACTTTGAGATGACCGTTATTTCTGCCCACAGGGAACCGGACGTATTCTTTGAGTATGCCAAATCAGCAGAGTCCAGAGGATTCAAGGTGATCATTGCAGGGGCCGGAAAGGCAGCTCATCTGCCGGGTATGTGTGCCGCCCTGTTCCCCCTCCCGGTGATCGGAGTTCCGATGAAGACCTCCGATTTAGGCGGTGTGGATTCTCTGTACTCCATCGTTCAGATGCCGTCCGGAATCCCGGTGGCGACGGTTGCCATCAACGGCGGAAAGAATGCCGGTATTCTGGCAGCGAAGATCCTGGCAGCTTCTGATCCGGAGCTTCTCGAAAAATTAAAAAAATACTCTGAGGAAATGAAGAACGAGGTCGTTTCCAAGGCAGAAAAGTTAGACAAAATCGGCTACAGGGAGTACGTGGCTCAGATGAAATAG
- a CDS encoding aminopeptidase — protein MKYEMGIRYADKWKEENEAVGERHELALGRIRAILSETTVGERFLPYFRKTAEFILLCEEVFRMQVRGELAEKSLSELKDLNGKLYEDILPANYGESFANPAFACRELTESYGRYLSFLYTEIRGMIVYAYESRLSDMTILEEVFIEVYNLFEGEKPEEKELKSVLYWFVSDYCDVTLTYRIRESLDPSLDFAADIIRNADLSDERYLYQFGEYISDTERSLSAFLNSLPEETVKKMADTFTEGYRKGFEVMGRDLAKKETVQIRCPLGYERMMRYAVENFEKMGLSPIFCRAAVGTMNRTPSRTNGYYGFSPNRQYEYDHRYDNALYMDKAFKERKLSVLRVAYEEYKALAAVYGGPAVLETFGEEAFLPENKREAFSLTEKQEKLTHAYVNESMQIVDGYIPGDETSFTIIAFPVPEIGAKFPEIFEETIRINTLDYELYKRVQQAIIDAFDTAEYVKVTGRGENRTDLRISLRPLGHPERETRFENCVADVNIPVGEVFTSPVLQGTEGTLFVGNVYIGDFQFRNLCIHFENGRTTDYTCENFADEEECRKLVKQVILKNHGSLPMGEFAVGTNTTAYAVGIKYGILDKFPILIAEKTGPHFAVGDTCYSWSEDSPVYNPDGKEVVARDNEISILRREDPSRAYFGCHTDITIPYSELDTVEAVQKDGSSVYIIKEGRFVLPGTEELNLALRELEEQEF, from the coding sequence ATGAAATACGAAATGGGGATCCGTTATGCAGATAAATGGAAAGAGGAAAACGAGGCTGTAGGGGAACGGCATGAGCTGGCTCTCGGGCGAATCCGCGCCATACTCTCCGAGACAACCGTGGGGGAGCGCTTTCTGCCGTATTTCAGGAAAACGGCGGAGTTTATCCTGCTGTGCGAGGAGGTTTTTCGGATGCAGGTCCGCGGGGAGCTGGCAGAAAAGTCCCTGTCTGAGCTGAAAGATCTGAATGGGAAGCTCTATGAGGATATTTTGCCCGCCAATTATGGGGAGAGCTTTGCCAACCCGGCTTTCGCCTGCAGGGAGCTGACGGAAAGCTACGGGAGATACCTCTCCTTCCTCTATACAGAAATCAGGGGAATGATTGTCTATGCCTATGAGAGCCGGCTCTCCGATATGACGATTCTGGAAGAGGTGTTCATTGAAGTCTACAATCTGTTCGAGGGGGAAAAACCGGAGGAAAAGGAGTTAAAGTCTGTGCTCTACTGGTTTGTCAGCGACTACTGCGACGTCACTCTGACTTACCGGATTCGGGAGTCTTTAGATCCGTCCCTGGACTTTGCGGCAGACATTATCCGAAATGCGGATCTGTCGGATGAAAGGTATCTCTACCAGTTCGGAGAGTACATTTCTGATACGGAGCGCTCTCTTTCTGCCTTCTTAAACAGCCTGCCGGAGGAAACTGTAAAAAAGATGGCAGATACCTTCACAGAGGGCTACAGGAAAGGCTTCGAGGTGATGGGGCGCGATCTTGCAAAGAAGGAGACTGTCCAGATCCGCTGCCCTCTGGGATATGAGCGGATGATGCGGTACGCAGTGGAAAATTTTGAAAAGATGGGGCTTTCGCCGATTTTCTGCAGGGCAGCAGTGGGAACCATGAACAGGACTCCCTCCAGAACCAATGGGTACTATGGATTTTCTCCGAACCGCCAGTATGAGTATGATCACCGCTATGACAATGCCCTCTATATGGACAAGGCCTTTAAGGAGAGAAAACTCTCTGTGCTCAGGGTAGCCTATGAGGAGTACAAGGCTCTGGCAGCTGTCTATGGAGGCCCTGCCGTTCTGGAGACCTTCGGAGAGGAGGCCTTCCTGCCGGAAAACAAGAGGGAGGCATTTTCCCTGACTGAAAAGCAGGAGAAGCTGACACACGCCTATGTCAACGAGTCCATGCAGATCGTGGACGGATATATTCCGGGAGATGAAACCAGCTTTACGATCATCGCCTTTCCTGTCCCGGAAATCGGGGCGAAATTCCCGGAAATTTTTGAGGAAACCATCCGCATCAATACGCTGGATTACGAGCTCTATAAGAGAGTCCAGCAGGCGATCATCGATGCTTTCGATACAGCGGAATATGTGAAGGTAACGGGCAGGGGAGAGAACCGGACGGATCTCAGAATCAGCCTCAGGCCCCTCGGGCATCCGGAGCGGGAGACAAGGTTTGAGAACTGCGTGGCAGATGTGAATATCCCGGTTGGAGAGGTGTTTACCTCACCGGTGCTTCAGGGCACGGAGGGAACGCTGTTTGTGGGAAATGTCTATATCGGAGATTTTCAGTTCAGAAACCTCTGCATTCATTTTGAGAACGGCAGGACAACGGACTACACCTGTGAAAACTTTGCCGACGAGGAGGAGTGCAGAAAGCTGGTTAAGCAGGTCATCTTAAAGAATCACGGCAGCCTGCCTATGGGAGAGTTTGCAGTGGGAACGAATACAACTGCCTATGCGGTGGGAATCAAATACGGGATTCTCGATAAGTTTCCCATTCTGATTGCGGAAAAAACAGGCCCCCACTTTGCAGTGGGAGATACCTGCTACAGCTGGTCAGAGGACAGCCCGGTCTACAACCCGGATGGGAAAGAGGTTGTGGCCCGGGATAACGAGATTTCCATCCTGAGAAGGGAGGATCCGTCCAGGGCCTATTTCGGGTGCCACACGGATATTACGATTCCCTACTCAGAGCTTGACACGGTGGAGGCTGTGCAGAAGGACGGAAGCAGCGTCTATATTATTAAGGAAGGGCGGTTTGTGCTTCCGGGGACAGAAGAGCTGAACCTGGCGCTTCGGGAGCTGGAGGAGCAGGAATTCTAG
- a CDS encoding VanZ family protein, with protein MWKRTKTHQKVCWVLFIGYLLMLTYFMFFSDGFSRSEYTEYHYNITLFKEIKRFYTYRELLGMKAFLINTVGNVVCFMPFGFILPIITELGKRWYNTFLLSFLMTFTIETIQLVFKVGSFDVDDMFLNTVGGIAGYILVIICKAMRRVFYDSET; from the coding sequence ATGTGGAAAAGAACGAAGACGCATCAGAAGGTGTGCTGGGTGCTGTTTATCGGTTACCTGCTTATGCTCACTTATTTTATGTTTTTTTCCGACGGATTCAGCCGGTCGGAATATACGGAATACCATTACAATATCACTCTGTTCAAGGAGATTAAGCGGTTTTACACCTACCGGGAGCTGCTGGGAATGAAAGCCTTTCTCATCAACACGGTGGGAAATGTGGTGTGCTTCATGCCCTTTGGCTTTATTCTCCCGATTATCACAGAGCTTGGAAAGCGCTGGTACAATACTTTTCTTCTGAGCTTTCTGATGACGTTTACCATAGAAACTATTCAGCTTGTATTCAAGGTGGGGAGCTTCGATGTGGACGACATGTTTTTAAATACTGTGGGAGGAATTGCCGGATACATACTGGTGATAATCTGCAAAGCGATGAGGAGGGTTTTCTATGACTCAGAAACCTAA
- the pyrE gene encoding orotate phosphoribosyltransferase — protein MEQYKQEFIEFMVESQVLKFGEFTLKSGRKSPFFMNAGAYVTGAQLRKLGEYYARAIHDNYGLDFDVLFGPAYKGIPLSVATTMAISELYGKEIRYCSNRKEVKDHGDTGILLGSKLKDKDRVVIIEDVTTSGKSIEETFPIIKAQADVEVKGLIVSLNRMERGKGEKSALEEVKDLYGFPTAAIVSMKDVVEHLYNRECQGKIVIDDQIKAAIDAYYEQYGAR, from the coding sequence ATGGAACAGTATAAGCAGGAATTTATTGAATTTATGGTGGAGAGCCAGGTACTCAAGTTTGGAGAGTTTACATTAAAGAGCGGAAGAAAATCTCCGTTTTTCATGAACGCAGGCGCATATGTGACGGGAGCGCAGCTTCGCAAGCTGGGCGAGTATTATGCGAGAGCCATCCATGACAACTACGGCCTTGATTTCGATGTGCTGTTCGGGCCGGCCTACAAGGGAATCCCCCTGTCTGTGGCTACAACTATGGCGATCAGCGAGCTTTACGGAAAGGAGATCCGCTACTGTTCCAACCGAAAAGAGGTGAAGGATCACGGCGATACGGGAATCCTTCTGGGAAGCAAGTTAAAGGACAAAGACAGGGTAGTGATTATCGAGGATGTGACAACCTCCGGAAAGTCCATTGAGGAAACCTTCCCGATTATCAAGGCTCAGGCCGATGTGGAGGTGAAAGGTCTGATCGTTTCCCTGAACCGTATGGAGAGAGGAAAGGGAGAGAAGAGCGCCCTCGAGGAGGTAAAGGATCTCTATGGCTTCCCGACAGCGGCCATCGTTTCCATGAAGGATGTGGTTGAGCACTTATACAACAGAGAGTGCCAGGGAAAAATTGTGATCGACGATCAGATCAAGGCTGCCATTGATGCATACTATGAGCAGTATGGGGCAAGGTAA
- a CDS encoding dihydroorotate dehydrogenase, translated as MNMKVNLAGVELKNPVMTASGTFGSGAEYGEMVDLNRLGAVVTKGVASIPWPGNPTPRIAETYGGMINAVGLQNPGFQVFAERDIPYLKQFDTKIIVNVCGKTTEDYIDVVEKLSDQPVDMLEINISCPNVKEGGIAFGQDPKAVEAITREVKRHAKQPVIMKLSPNVTDITVMAKAAEAGGADVLSLINTITGMKIDIHRRTFAVANKTGGLSGPAIKPVAVRMVYQVANAVSLPVIGMGGIMCADDAIEFMMAGATAVAVGTANFHNPYVTEEIVKGIEAYMRQYQVEDINSLIGIVK; from the coding sequence ATGAACATGAAGGTGAATCTGGCCGGAGTGGAGCTCAAAAATCCGGTTATGACAGCCTCCGGAACCTTCGGCTCCGGAGCTGAGTACGGCGAAATGGTAGACTTAAACAGACTGGGAGCTGTAGTGACCAAGGGAGTTGCCAGCATTCCGTGGCCGGGAAACCCTACTCCCAGAATTGCGGAAACCTACGGCGGCATGATCAATGCAGTGGGCCTGCAGAATCCGGGCTTTCAGGTATTTGCGGAGAGGGATATTCCCTACCTGAAGCAGTTTGACACGAAGATCATCGTCAATGTCTGCGGCAAGACCACGGAGGACTATATCGACGTGGTGGAGAAGCTCTCCGACCAGCCGGTAGACATGCTGGAAATCAATATTTCCTGCCCCAATGTTAAGGAGGGAGGAATCGCCTTCGGTCAGGATCCGAAGGCCGTGGAAGCCATTACCAGAGAGGTGAAGAGGCATGCCAAGCAGCCGGTGATTATGAAATTAAGCCCCAATGTGACGGATATCACAGTTATGGCAAAGGCTGCCGAGGCAGGAGGAGCAGATGTGCTCTCTCTGATCAACACTATCACCGGAATGAAAATTGACATCCACCGGAGAACCTTCGCCGTGGCCAACAAGACAGGAGGACTCTCCGGTCCTGCCATCAAGCCTGTGGCTGTCCGCATGGTGTACCAGGTAGCCAACGCAGTCAGCCTTCCGGTTATCGGAATGGGAGGAATTATGTGTGCGGATGACGCCATTGAATTTATGATGGCCGGAGCTACAGCCGTTGCAGTGGGAACTGCAAACTTCCACAACCCCTATGTGACAGAGGAGATTGTAAAAGGAATAGAAGCGTATATGAGACAGTATCAGGTGGAGGATATTAACAGCCTGATCGGAATTGTAAAATAG
- a CDS encoding dihydroorotate dehydrogenase electron transfer subunit has translation MAQIKETAVVYSQEMLAPGIYSMWISTKASEQAKPGQFISVYTKDGSRLLPRPISICEIDREEGRLRIVYRIAGAGTEEFSHYEPGDSIEIMGPLGNGFPTEGKKVFLIGGGIGIPPMLELAKTLDCEKQMILGYRDENLFLKEEFEAWGQVYVATEDGSAGTKGNVLDAIREHGLTADVMYACGPTPMLRALKEYAREHQIRCYISLEEKMACGIGACLACVCKSKDVDHHTNVNNKRICKDGPVFLAEEVEL, from the coding sequence ATGGCACAGATAAAGGAAACGGCTGTTGTGTACAGCCAGGAAATGCTGGCCCCTGGGATCTACAGCATGTGGATTTCCACGAAGGCGTCAGAACAGGCAAAGCCGGGACAGTTTATTTCTGTCTATACAAAGGATGGATCCAGGCTTCTTCCGCGGCCAATCAGCATCTGCGAGATTGATAGGGAAGAGGGGCGCCTGCGCATCGTGTACAGGATTGCAGGAGCGGGAACCGAGGAGTTTTCCCACTATGAGCCGGGAGATTCTATTGAAATCATGGGACCGCTGGGAAACGGATTCCCCACAGAGGGGAAGAAGGTATTCCTGATCGGAGGAGGAATCGGAATCCCTCCCATGCTGGAGCTTGCCAAAACGCTTGACTGCGAAAAGCAGATGATTCTGGGCTATCGTGATGAAAATCTGTTTTTAAAGGAAGAGTTCGAGGCCTGGGGCCAGGTGTATGTGGCCACAGAGGACGGAAGTGCAGGGACGAAGGGAAATGTTCTTGACGCCATCCGTGAACATGGGCTGACTGCCGACGTGATGTACGCCTGCGGCCCGACTCCCATGCTCCGCGCACTGAAGGAGTACGCCAGAGAACATCAGATCCGCTGCTACATCTCATTAGAGGAAAAGATGGCCTGCGGAATCGGAGCCTGCCTGGCCTGCGTCTGCAAGTCAAAGGATGTGGATCACCACACCAATGTAAACAACAAGCGGATCTGCAAGGACGGGCCTGTATTCTTAGCCGAGGAGGTGGAGCTGTAA
- the pyrF gene encoding orotidine-5'-phosphate decarboxylase produces MVSKLIEKIQKTKAPICVGLDPMLSYIPEHVTKKAYEEFGETLEGAAEAIWQFNKEIVDATCDLIPSVKPQIAMYEQFGLPGLAAYDKTVKYCQEKGLIVIGDVKRGDIGSTSAAYAAGHIGKVQVGSKTYSGFDTEYITVNPYLGTDGVKPFVDVCNECDRGIFVLVKTSNPSSGEFQDRLIDGRPLYELVAEKVVEWGSASMDGEYSNVGAVVGATYPEMSKILRKLMPKTYFLVPGYGAQGGTAEDLKYCFNQDGLGAIVNSSRGIIAAYKKDTYAKFGPEHFGEASRQAVIDMIADIGRVL; encoded by the coding sequence ATGGTAAGTAAATTAATTGAAAAAATTCAGAAAACAAAGGCTCCGATCTGTGTTGGCCTGGATCCGATGTTAAGCTATATCCCGGAGCATGTGACAAAAAAGGCATATGAGGAGTTCGGTGAAACGCTTGAAGGAGCAGCAGAGGCAATCTGGCAGTTCAACAAGGAGATTGTGGACGCGACTTGCGATCTGATTCCATCCGTAAAGCCGCAGATTGCCATGTATGAGCAGTTCGGCCTTCCAGGGCTTGCAGCGTACGACAAGACCGTAAAGTACTGCCAGGAAAAGGGACTGATTGTCATTGGAGATGTGAAGAGAGGAGATATTGGTTCTACCTCTGCAGCCTATGCAGCGGGCCATATCGGAAAAGTCCAGGTGGGAAGCAAAACTTACAGCGGCTTTGACACAGAGTACATCACAGTAAACCCGTACCTGGGAACAGACGGCGTGAAACCCTTTGTGGATGTGTGCAATGAGTGTGACAGGGGAATTTTCGTGCTGGTGAAAACATCCAACCCGTCCAGCGGCGAGTTCCAGGACAGGCTGATTGACGGCCGTCCTCTGTACGAGCTGGTAGCTGAAAAGGTTGTAGAGTGGGGCAGCGCCTCCATGGACGGAGAGTACAGCAATGTGGGCGCTGTAGTGGGCGCTACGTATCCGGAGATGAGCAAAATTTTGAGAAAGCTCATGCCGAAGACATACTTCCTGGTACCTGGCTATGGAGCCCAGGGCGGAACTGCCGAGGATCTGAAATACTGCTTTAACCAGGACGGACTCGGAGCAATCGTAAACTCTTCCAGAGGAATTATTGCTGCCTATAAGAAGGATACCTACGCAAAGTTCGGTCCGGAGCATTTCGGCGAGGCTTCCAGGCAGGCAGTTATCGATATGATTGCCGATATTGGCCGCGTACTGTAA
- a CDS encoding nitroreductase family protein: protein MNLYEAIGVRHSVRKYSNKEVSEKLREQLLVFAGKASPLNDRIAVAFEMIDNRGKKADVKGLWKVDAPWYLALYSEPAEGFERNGGYLMEQIVLYMTTKGLGTCYLGGSTVKKKRMDGKRLVMIIAFGYPEGKLCRESSLAKRLPLSELCVFKEDVGETMKTVLKAARLAPSAFNSQPWRFIVYSDRIYVFSKKEPGLFRGLKGLAPQAGTGRDFSIGVMLSHIMLAAEELWLELETATEEQFASKVYKNGTYVATLTIRP, encoded by the coding sequence ATGAATCTGTATGAAGCAATAGGCGTCCGCCACTCAGTGCGGAAGTATTCTAATAAAGAAGTTTCAGAAAAGCTGAGAGAACAGCTTCTGGTATTTGCCGGAAAGGCCTCGCCGCTCAATGACAGGATTGCCGTTGCCTTTGAGATGATTGACAACAGAGGAAAAAAGGCAGATGTAAAGGGGCTTTGGAAGGTGGACGCGCCCTGGTATCTGGCCCTCTACTCAGAACCGGCAGAAGGATTTGAGCGGAACGGAGGCTACCTGATGGAGCAGATAGTTCTCTATATGACCACAAAGGGGCTTGGAACCTGCTACCTCGGCGGCAGTACTGTCAAAAAAAAGAGAATGGACGGAAAGCGTCTGGTTATGATTATAGCCTTTGGCTATCCGGAGGGAAAGCTGTGCAGGGAAAGCTCCCTGGCAAAGAGGCTTCCTCTGAGCGAGCTGTGTGTCTTTAAGGAAGACGTGGGAGAAACCATGAAAACTGTCCTGAAAGCGGCGAGACTGGCGCCTTCCGCATTTAATTCCCAGCCCTGGCGTTTCATCGTATATTCCGACAGGATTTACGTATTCTCAAAGAAAGAGCCCGGGCTTTTCAGAGGCCTGAAGGGACTGGCCCCCCAGGCCGGCACAGGCAGAGATTTCTCCATAGGCGTCATGCTCTCCCACATCATGCTCGCCGCAGAGGAGCTCTGGCTGGAGCTTGAGACAGCCACCGAGGAGCAGTTTGCCTCAAAGGTGTATAAAAACGGGACCTACGTCGCCACACTGACGATCCGGCCCTAG
- a CDS encoding LrgB family protein, whose protein sequence is MEELAGTSLYFGMLLSVGAYLLGVWLKNKTGLLILNPLLVAILAVIVVLKACGISYETYNRGGEYLSYFLTPATVCLAIPLYKQLEMLLNNKLAVGASILTGVAGSAGSIYVMAKGFGLNHEIYVSLLPKSITTAIGMGVSEEMGGIVTLTVVSIIITGILGNIIADVIFKILKIEEPMARGLALGTSAHAIGTAKALELGEVEGAMSSLSIAVAGILTVVVVPLISDML, encoded by the coding sequence ATGGAAGAATTAGCGGGAACATCCCTTTATTTTGGGATGCTTTTAAGCGTGGGAGCATACCTTTTAGGAGTGTGGCTGAAAAATAAGACAGGGCTTTTGATTTTAAATCCGCTTTTGGTGGCTATACTGGCGGTGATTGTGGTTTTAAAGGCCTGCGGGATCAGCTATGAAACTTATAACAGAGGAGGAGAATACCTGAGTTATTTTCTGACTCCGGCGACGGTCTGTCTGGCCATTCCGCTCTATAAGCAGCTGGAAATGCTCCTGAACAACAAGCTGGCAGTGGGCGCTTCGATTCTGACAGGGGTAGCCGGCAGCGCAGGAAGCATTTATGTCATGGCGAAGGGCTTTGGCCTGAACCATGAGATTTATGTGAGCCTCCTTCCGAAATCGATTACTACGGCTATCGGAATGGGAGTCAGCGAGGAGATGGGAGGAATCGTAACCCTGACAGTGGTAAGCATTATAATTACAGGAATTCTTGGAAACATTATAGCTGATGTGATATTTAAGATCTTAAAGATTGAGGAGCCTATGGCGAGAGGACTGGCTCTCGGAACATCAGCCCATGCTATCGGGACAGCCAAGGCCCTGGAGCTGGGTGAGGTGGAGGGCGCCATGTCGAGCCTTTCCATAGCGGTAGCGGGTATTTTAACCGTGGTTGTGGTTCCTCTGATTTCAGACATGCTTTAG
- a CDS encoding CidA/LrgA family protein, protein MKFMKGITIIFGITVIGEFLNVLLPFPIPSGVYGLFLLLALLCLKAVKLEAVEGPGNFFLDTMPLMFIPAGVGLINSWDLMKSILIPLTVITAVSTVFVMAVTGKTAQYLIRKRQQK, encoded by the coding sequence ATGAAATTCATGAAGGGCATCACTATCATTTTCGGCATCACCGTAATAGGGGAATTTCTCAATGTCCTGCTTCCGTTTCCTATACCCTCAGGGGTATACGGGCTTTTTCTGCTTTTAGCTTTGCTGTGCCTTAAGGCTGTGAAGCTGGAAGCTGTGGAGGGGCCTGGAAACTTTTTTCTGGATACCATGCCTCTGATGTTTATTCCGGCAGGCGTGGGCCTTATAAACAGCTGGGATTTGATGAAAAGTATTTTGATTCCCCTCACGGTGATTACAGCGGTATCAACAGTTTTTGTCATGGCTGTGACTGGAAAAACGGCTCAGTATCTGATCAGAAAGAGGCAGCAGAAGTGA
- a CDS encoding GNAT family N-acetyltransferase, whose product MNIIRTDRLSLIQREKVCRLLEECRNGENAAPFFPLEDGDLFYLLFMDTKELACAAALSFFADPAVSYAECTAFTRPDLRRNGYFSALFERLSQDIEDMDLYFPVSAPCEGTLAALASLEAVHDRDEYKMELELDKTDKKEGAKAGAEETGDRTAKPAASGRLGVRWEDMGDGSFLLSFYLKKGKERPCPSSLRAGSCCLFFSSDSACFYGFEIKESLRGQGLGKEALLLTLSLLEGGLPVPGCKRISLHVSGLNTAAVSLYRKAGFQISEILSYYLY is encoded by the coding sequence ATGAATATAATAAGAACAGACCGGCTTTCTCTCATTCAGAGAGAAAAAGTCTGCAGACTTTTAGAAGAGTGCAGAAACGGGGAGAATGCCGCGCCGTTTTTTCCCCTTGAGGACGGAGATCTTTTCTATCTTCTTTTTATGGACACAAAAGAGCTGGCCTGCGCAGCAGCCTTAAGCTTTTTCGCCGATCCAGCCGTCTCCTACGCAGAGTGTACTGCCTTTACCCGCCCCGACCTTCGAAGAAACGGGTATTTCTCTGCTCTCTTTGAGCGGCTGTCCCAGGATATTGAGGATATGGATCTCTACTTTCCTGTAAGCGCGCCTTGCGAGGGGACTCTGGCTGCCCTGGCCTCTCTGGAGGCGGTTCACGACAGGGATGAGTATAAGATGGAGCTTGAGCTGGATAAAACGGATAAAAAAGAAGGCGCGAAAGCGGGAGCCGAGGAAACAGGAGACAGAACAGCCAAACCGGCAGCATCCGGCCGTCTCGGCGTCCGGTGGGAGGATATGGGAGACGGCTCTTTTCTTCTCTCTTTTTATCTGAAAAAGGGAAAAGAACGCCCCTGCCCGTCCTCCCTCCGTGCGGGGAGCTGCTGCCTGTTCTTTTCTTCAGACAGCGCCTGCTTCTATGGCTTTGAAATCAAAGAATCCCTGCGGGGCCAGGGTCTTGGAAAAGAGGCCCTTCTTCTCACCCTCTCCCTCCTTGAAGGCGGTCTGCCTGTACCGGGCTGTAAGCGGATCTCTCTCCATGTATCAGGGCTCAACACAGCCGCCGTCTCCCTGTACCGGAAAGCAGGCTTTCAAATCAGTGAAATTCTGTCCTATTATCTCTATTAA